In Kryptolebias marmoratus isolate JLee-2015 linkage group LG2, ASM164957v2, whole genome shotgun sequence, the genomic stretch ACAGTTACACTGTAAAtagagcacaaaaacaaatgtctatttttttgtgtgtggcaGGTACCAGAATCAGTGTGTACTCAAAGTTGTCCTCCAGGAACTCGTAAAgtgttgcagaaaagaaaacccaTCTGCTGTTATGATTGTATACCATGTCCTGAAGGAGAGATCAGTAATACAACAGGTAACatctaatgttttcttttatgtacaTGAGTAAATACTTGAGTTCTGacagtcaattttattttatttttttagattctcCTGATTGCTTCCTATGTCCAGGAGAATTCTGGCCTAATGCAGAAAGAGATGCTTGTTTCCCCAAACCTGTTGAGTTTCTTTCCTTTGATGAAGTCCTGGCAATCATCCTGGCTACATTCTCTGTTTTGGGGGCCTGCCTGGCCATCATAACATCCataattttcttttgtcacaGAACAACTCCAATTGTCAGAGCCAACAATTCTGAActgagcttcctgctgctcttctctcTGACTCTTTGTTTCTTATGTTCATTAACGTTCATCGGAGCTCCCTCTAAATGGTCATGCATACTGCGGCACACAGCGTTTGGCATTACCTTTGTTCTCTGTATCTCCTGTGTTCTTGGGAAAACTGTTGTGGTCATTATGGCATTTAAAGCTACACTTCCAGGTTGTAATGCCATGAAATGGTTTGGGCCTCCCCAACAGAGAATGACTGTGATGTCACTTACATTTGttcaagttttaatttgtaCCGTTTGGCTGTTACTTAGCCCTCCCTTTCCAATAAAAAACCTAAGCATATACAAGGAGAAGATCATCCTGGAATGTGCATTAGGCTCTACTGTTGGGTTTTGGGCTGTACTCGGGTACATTGGCCTGCTggctgttttttgctttgtatTAGCTGTTCTGGCTCGGAAACTACCTGATAATTTTAATGAGGCCAAGATGATAACCTTCAGCATGCTGATATTCTGTGCAGTGTGGCTCACCTTCATCCCAGCATATGTCAGCTCTCCTGGAAAATTTACTGTGGCTGTGGAGATATTTGCCATTCTGGCCTCCAGTTTTGGACTGATTCTGTGTATATTTGCTCCAAAgtgtttcatcattttatttcagccaGAAAAGAAttccaaaaaatgtttaatgaacaaaaattagttgtaaaatgtcaaagatttagaaaaaaaattgagaagGTGACAATGGCACAACCACTACAATGCAGTTTAAAATTCCTACATTTATTGCAGAAAATATGCaatagtattttttataaaattagtGAGATAGGAAACATATATTTTCTCCTCACATTTTTTGTGCTTCTGGTGAACTTCTTTCaacttgatttttaatttttgggtTTTGATTGACAATAAAATGATTCTGAACAGTGCATTGCATACTTACCCTTTCTTTCTTAGGATTTTGGTTTTAGCTAAGCCATTGTTTTACACAACTGCGTTTAAAAGAGTGTGTTCATGAGTGGCAGTTATATTATGGTAAATGTGAACATAACTAGTTTGCTTTTGTCCCACGCAAAGAGGGCATTTTCAAATGATAGCCACAGCCACATATATGAAAACCTTGTGAGCTCGATAACTTGAAAAATAAGCAACATACTGACTGCCATTTTGATGTGTATGTGGCTTGGTATAAGTAAGGTCACTATTGAAAATTGGGTTGCCATGtcaaaatccaagatggctgctaccATATATATGTAATTCTTATGCGCTGGATAATTTTTATCATGCAGAGAGGAGAATTACATGTGCAGGAAATATTTGCAtgtatttgcatatttaaaaagagacatGTCAATAGAGGTATCTTATATGCTCTATCCCATGTTGACCAGGatgtacaaagaaaatgtgcttGGATTCATGCACATGCATCTTTTTATACATCTGGattgttttgtgcattttcttgATTTAACCATAAGTCATGATTCAGTAGGATATCCACACAAGTTTTTGTACATGAGGCCCCAATTTTCTACCAACACTACTATTGTCCCAAAGGGGATGAAGGCCTCCATCTGTTATTGTCCTTAAGAGAATAGTTCTTGTCATGTTCCTGCTGACACAATGGCACCAATCCCTCCAGATAGTTCTGGGGCTGCCTGGAAGTCTCCTCCCAGTAGGACATGTCTGGAAAatctccaaagggaggcatccatgaggaatcctaatcagatgtctgaaccgcctcaactgactcctttcaatgcaaaggagcagcggctctacgaGCTTCTtcgatgatggagctcctcaacTTATCTCGGAAACTGAGCCTGGCCACTCTACGAAGGacgctcatttcagctgctcgTATCCAGGAGCTTGTTctttttggtcatgatccatacatcgtgaccataggtgagggttggaaggtagatggaccagtaaattgagagcctTGCCTTTTGACTTAACTCTCTTTACCACGACCAACCGAAGCAACGCCCTTATTGCTTTGGATGAGGCCCGGATTGATCCATCTGCAACCACAAGAGCAGCAGTCCTTTTGGCCAccctgtacctgtcagctgcttcagaaGTCCTCTGGGACATCCAAGTCCTAAAGGCTGCTTTCTTCAGCTTGATGGCCTACATCACAGttggtgtccaccagcgggtcaTTTGGTTGCCACCTTGATGGCACAAATTCAGCTAAACTATACTGTATAATGCCGGTACACAACAAAAAGTATCTTTTATCacttaacataaaaatgtacagaaattaATGGCAAATTCAATTTGATGCATTCTTtctcaacaaaaatataattaagtttatgttaaaattattttatgttaaattaatccaattcaaaaCCACTTAAAATTACCACATTACATATGtgtaaaattacatttctgaagcactaataaataatttaaataagtcaactaaaaattaaagaacaagATCATGTATATAATAAGAGGTAAgtttaagtaataaaaaagaaagaaatgatgtggacattcataaaaaaatattaatagaCACAGTCAAAGATTGCTTTGTCAGGGTGCTGTGTTTCTGATGAATGATCACATGATGCATTTAAGAAGGAGGatgtaaagtaataaaaagcaCACTTAGACTCAAATACTGACAGTTGAGGAATGGAGATCAAATGTGTCTTTACTGCCCTGAGATTAGCTGTGAATTTATTGGGGCTGATGACAGTTGTTGTCTTAGTTGTTTGTCTGGATGGACTGAAACAAAGGATTGAGCCTTTAGAGGCTCTGACTGATGCTGGTGTCAGTACTGAGGCTTCATCAATAAAATGTACTCTGCAGAGTACCCCTCGTTTACCTGCATTCTCAATGGATGGTGACTTTGTTATCGGAGGTGTTTTCTCCATTCACTACGAACTGCACATAGTTATTTATAATTACACCACTAAGCCTGAACCTTCAAGATGTGGAGGGAGGTGAGTAACAACATAGAGTAGAGGAAAAGAATGTTCAATGTGTGCATACAGAAACGATGTGGTTTAGTGCAAAATGTGCAGGCACGGTAAAACCTAatattcttaaaatattttttcacatttaccaGAAACCTTTGGAGTACATGTTGTGTGtttatcaaaaaacaaatattaggtTTAGCAAAAATAGtggaaaaatatagaaaattaaGATGTTATATGTTATGATTTGtatttgttagtgacatatttaaactaaaaaaacccatctaggttattttggttttttttacttgcttgtTTGTaatctacttttttatttttaaataaaaatatcagcaTTCACTTtactgtttgtgtgcagctttATAGGCAGAGAACTACGTTTTTCTCGCGCAATGATCTTTGCCATAGAGGAAATAAACAACAGCACAAAGTtactgccaggaatcaaacttGGATATCAGATCTATGACTCGTGTGCTTCAGTACCAGTGGCTGTACATGTTGCATTTCAGCTAACAAATGGCCAGGAGCCTGTGTTTTACAAAGGGAGCAATTGTTCCCAGTCTGGTGTGGTCTtagcagctgttggagactcTGCATCCACACCATCAATCAGCATATCCCGCATCATTGGGTCCTTTGACATTCCTCTGGTAAGAtatctgaagttgttttttaaagctaaaattctaaaatataACTAATTATTGTACAattaaaattgttgttttaaaatgtatttcattgtaattctttatttaatatAGGTGAGCTACTTTGCCACTTGTGCCTGTCTGTCAGATAAACAGCAGCACCCCACTTTTTTTAGAACAATTCCCAGTGATCAGTTCCAAGCTGATGCTCTGGCCAAGCTGGTGAAACACTTTGGCTGGACTTGGATCGGTGCTGTCCGCTCAGACTCAGATTATGGAAATTATGGCATGGCATCTTTTCTTGATGCAGCACAGAGAGAGGGGATCTGTGTGGAATATTCTGAAGCCTTTTCTTGGACCGACCCACACAGCAAGATCCAGAAAGTAGCTGATGTTATCCGCAGGTTTGTAATTTActggtttatttgtctgtaagaatgtaaaatcattaaacaaaatctgaaaaaaaaccctcaataaatatttttctttcttattttagtGAAGAATATTAGTAAAATCATCCTTAACAAAGTGAAACATGTATCTTAATAAACCTTGTTTCTTCAGGGCAAGAGAGAATTTTTACCTGTTGAAACAGCTTTACATTTATGAGCAGCAGacctaaatgtttttaagtagTATGATAAAAAAGTATGTAGgtcaacacattttaatatcTCTGCAGGTCAACAGCAATGGCCGTTGTGGTGTTTACTGCCTCTGCAGAAATGAGGGTCctcttagaggagctgactcggGAGCCCTCACCACCTCGTCAGTGGATAGGAAGTGAGGCCTGGATAACTGACCCTCACTTTTTGAGATTCAGTTTCTGTGCAGGGGCCATCGGAGTTGGCATTCAACAGTCTGTCATCCCAGGCCTCAGAGACTTCCTGCTGGATCTCTCTCCCACTGAAGTAGCTGCATCCTCAGTGCTTACTGAGTTCTGGGAGGATGCATTCAACTGCACACTGAAACGTAATAAGATTTTTatgattgaaaataaatatatttaaatttattgcttATTTGGTAGTATAATGTTTAGTTGATTTACATGTATTGGTTATTTAGAAACTCTGTGCACCTAAAAATTTAGAGCATAGAATGTTGCtgcatttcttaaaatattctTGAAATGTCAGAAAAGGTTCAAACCTAATGTGTGACTAATATGAAATCATTTATAtcaattttaattgtttttttttagtaatatgTTCAAACTGACAACTGTCTGCACAGAAAATCAGAATTATCTAtacaatttttttctgtcaaacgcaaacaatcaaacaaacaaaaaaacattatttttcggtttttatatctttttaggAGCTGATCCAGACAAGAGATTGTGTGATGGAACTGAAGATATAAAATCTCTCAAAAATCCATATACAGATACATCTCAGTTAAGAAATACTAACATGGTGTACAAGGCTGTTTATGCAATAGCTCATGCCATTCACAATACAGTGTGTCACGAAACAAATCTCACCACTCGGTGTGACAAACACTTTAGACTGGAGTCTAATCAGGTCAGTTGAAGTAAAGTAAATCtcagagttttttcttttttgctacACATAACATTGCAGTTTTAAgcctgcatttattttaatgacattgTTTCCTTTCCAATTTTACTATTTTCTTTTAGGTGTTATCTGAACTAAAAATGGTCAACTTTTCCCAAAATGGTTATCCTGTGTCATTTGATTCTAACGGGGATCCTGTGGCTTTT encodes the following:
- the LOC108240918 gene encoding extracellular calcium-sensing receptor-like, with protein sequence MTVVVLVVCLDGLKQRIEPLEALTDAGVSTEASSIKCTLQSTPRLPAFSMDGDFVIGGVFSIHYELHIVIYNYTTKPEPSRCGGSFIGRELRFSRAMIFAIEEINNSTKLLPGIKLGYQIYDSCASVPVAVHVAFQLTNGQEPVFYKGSNCSQSGVVLAAVGDSASTPSISISRIIGSFDIPLVSYFATCACLSDKQQHPTFFRTIPSDQFQADALAKLVKHFGWTWIGAVRSDSDYGNYGMASFLDAAQREGICVEYSEAFSWTDPHSKIQKVADVIRRSTAMAVVVFTASAEMRVLLEELTREPSPPRQWIGSEAWITDPHFLRFSFCAGAIGVGIQQSVIPGLRDFLLDLSPTEVAASSVLTEFWEDAFNCTLKRADPDKRLCDGTEDIKSLKNPYTDTSQLRNTNMVYKAVYAIAHAIHNTVCHETNLTTRCDKHFRLESNQVLSELKMVNFSQNGYPVSFDSNGDPVAFYELVNWQKRESGVIELVTVGYYDASLPKGQEFHINRNITWVEGRTQVPVSVCSESCPPGTRKVLQKGKPICCYDCIPCPEGEISNTTGSLECFSCHSEFWPNAERDACFPKPVEFLSFHEVLAIILAAFSVIGACLAIITAVIFFHHRTTPIVRANNSELSFLLLFSLTLCFLCSLTFIGAPSEWSCMLRHTAFGITFVLCISCVLGRTVVVLMAFKATLPGSNVMKWFGPPQQRITVVFLMFIQVLICTIWLVLSPPFPMKNLTTYKEKIILECALGSAVGFWAVLGYIGLLAVFCFVLAILARKLPDNFNEAKMITFSMLIFCAVWLTFIPAYVSSPGKFTVAVEIFAILASSFGLILCIFAPKCFIILFQPEKNSKKCLMNKK